One segment of Deltaproteobacteria bacterium DNA contains the following:
- a CDS encoding flotillin family protein codes for MTDLKAAFLIAIGVLVTIFIIILMIKSFMYICRPNEVLILSGRKYHLPDQGVVGFRIVNGGRAFKLPIIERVDRMDMTIMPISVHTKNAYSKGAIPLNLTAIAHVKVDSNPAVMGNAIERFLGRDRSEIMRVARETLEGNLRNVIATLTPEEVNQDRLKFSKHLAEEVDEDLEKLGLQLDTLKIQTVTDDTNYLDNIGREQIANIKKMAEIAESNAKREAAMVQAESQGRAKVAEANAQALIAQKQNELRRYIAEQEARANSEEERATAAAEGARASAEAKLQQVRTKVEEARLKADVTIPAEAKCRVEQMLAQGRAAVITETGKVNADVLSMVSEAWRKAGSDAKDIYLIQRVEELLGMVVQAVKNTNIKAVNLLDDGKGLALASYISAFPAAVNAVLAQVQLATGVDIPAILKGTKSLAGTNKLATSSKKTI; via the coding sequence ATGACAGATTTAAAAGCGGCCTTTCTTATTGCGATTGGCGTTTTAGTAACCATTTTCATTATCATATTAATGATAAAAAGTTTTATGTATATTTGTCGCCCTAATGAGGTGCTAATTTTATCTGGACGAAAATATCATCTACCTGATCAAGGTGTTGTCGGCTTTCGTATCGTAAATGGTGGCAGAGCCTTTAAACTACCCATTATTGAGCGTGTTGATCGTATGGATATGACGATTATGCCGATTTCAGTTCATACTAAAAATGCATATTCAAAAGGTGCAATACCATTAAATTTAACCGCGATTGCTCACGTAAAAGTTGATTCAAATCCTGCAGTTATGGGCAATGCGATTGAGCGATTTCTTGGCCGTGATCGCAGCGAAATTATGCGCGTAGCTCGTGAGACACTTGAAGGTAACTTGCGAAATGTTATCGCCACCCTTACCCCTGAAGAGGTTAACCAAGACCGTTTAAAATTTTCTAAACACTTAGCCGAAGAAGTGGATGAAGATTTAGAAAAACTAGGATTACAGCTAGATACATTAAAAATACAGACAGTAACTGATGACACTAACTATCTTGATAATATCGGCCGTGAACAAATAGCAAATATTAAAAAGATGGCAGAAATTGCAGAGTCTAATGCCAAGCGTGAAGCAGCTATGGTACAAGCTGAAAGTCAAGGTCGTGCTAAAGTTGCTGAAGCTAATGCCCAGGCATTGATTGCACAAAAACAAAATGAACTAAGGCGTTATATTGCTGAACAAGAAGCACGTGCAAATTCTGAAGAAGAACGAGCTACAGCAGCAGCCGAAGGCGCGCGTGCCAGTGCAGAGGCAAAATTACAACAAGTACGAACTAAAGTAGAAGAAGCACGCTTAAAAGCCGATGTTACTATTCCGGCAGAAGCCAAATGTCGTGTTGAGCAAATGTTAGCACAAGGTCGCGCTGCAGTTATTACTGAAACCGGTAAAGTAAATGCTGATGTTTTATCGATGGTAAGTGAAGCTTGGCGTAAAGCTGGTAGTGACGCAAAAGATATTTATCTTATCCAGCGTGTCGAAGAATTATTGGGGATGGTGGTTCAGGCGGTCAAAAATACTAATATAAAAGCAGTTAACTTACTTGATGATGGTAAAGGTTTGGCATTAGCAAGTTATATTTCAGCTTTTCCGGCTGCAGTAAATGCGGTATTAGCACAAGTGCAATTAGCAACCGGGGTTGATATACCTGCAATATTAAAGGGCACGAAATCTTTAGCTGGCACTAACAAACTTGCAACTTCTTCAAAAAAAACGATTTAA
- a CDS encoding flotillin family protein, producing the protein MIYICQPNEVLIFSGPRRRVEGRVVGYRIIKGGLGLRIPMLETVDRMDLTNLPIEVTVEGAYSKGGIPLHVDAVANIKIAGEGMALANAIERFLGKGREEIAAIARETLEGNLRGVLAQLTPEQVNEDKISFAKSLQEEAIVDLNRLGIDLDNLKIQNITDMVGYLDSIGRRQSAELQKRSLIAEAVARADAVEKDAANQKETALAKINAQMQMVGADTEKRILDATTKKEAMVAEQRSQVEALIAKADAQLTMQVARIEQVRQQLEADMIQPAIAERNRMIEQAKAEAAPILEQGKASVTALEEAVASWQKAGDNARDVFLINKIEPIMRTMLDTIQSLDINQLTLLQSQTNGDLAMSAVGLNEKLKAALGIDLTSMLSNIGSNKKATEIRPSNV; encoded by the coding sequence ATGATTTATATCTGTCAGCCCAATGAAGTCTTAATTTTTTCGGGGCCGCGTCGTCGTGTTGAAGGAAGAGTAGTTGGCTATCGTATTATTAAAGGTGGCTTAGGTTTACGTATTCCCATGCTTGAGACGGTAGATCGCATGGATTTAACCAACCTGCCCATCGAAGTTACAGTTGAAGGTGCTTACTCAAAAGGTGGCATCCCGCTACATGTTGATGCGGTGGCAAATATAAAAATAGCTGGTGAAGGTATGGCGCTAGCAAATGCTATTGAACGTTTTTTAGGCAAAGGCCGTGAGGAAATTGCAGCAATTGCTCGCGAAACTCTTGAAGGCAATTTACGTGGTGTATTGGCGCAATTAACTCCTGAGCAAGTAAATGAAGATAAAATTTCATTTGCTAAAAGTTTACAAGAAGAAGCTATCGTTGATTTAAATCGTTTGGGTATAGATCTCGATAACTTGAAAATCCAAAATATCACTGACATGGTTGGTTACTTAGATTCAATTGGTCGTCGACAATCTGCCGAGCTGCAAAAACGCTCGCTTATCGCTGAAGCAGTAGCACGAGCAGATGCAGTTGAAAAAGATGCAGCCAATCAAAAGGAAACCGCACTAGCCAAAATTAATGCACAAATGCAAATGGTTGGTGCTGATACTGAAAAACGTATTCTTGATGCTACTACTAAAAAAGAAGCTATGGTTGCTGAACAGCGATCACAGGTTGAAGCATTGATTGCTAAAGCTGATGCACAACTAACCATGCAAGTTGCACGTATCGAACAAGTACGTCAACAACTTGAGGCTGATATGATTCAGCCCGCTATTGCTGAACGCAATCGTATGATAGAACAGGCTAAAGCTGAAGCCGCACCAATTTTAGAACAAGGTAAGGCATCGGTAACCGCATTAGAAGAAGCAGTAGCCTCTTGGCAAAAAGCTGGCGATAATGCCCGTGACGTATTTCTTATCAATAAAATAGAACCGATTATGCGCACCATGCTTGATACTATTCAATCGCTTGATATTAATCAGCTTACTTTATTACAAAGTCAGACCAACGGCGATTTGGCCATGAGTGCTGTTGGATTAAATGAAAAACTTAAAGCTGCATTAGGCATCGATCTTACTAGTATGCTTAGCAATATTGGTAGTAATAAGAAAGCCACTGAAATAAGGCCAAGCAACGTTTAA
- a CDS encoding carboxy terminal-processing peptidase, whose protein sequence is MFLARLFGVVLASTIVLISQPVFARSQPAVTSVPAGVQCRDLPSLFRVFMRQHYSVKQIDETLMQHTSKRFIEIIDPSKNMLLAPDLEQLQHDLPKTFTEAQHGNCQRITDVWKLIMQRSVDDQKIVTKTLTPNFKIDDSTQLILEPEKRQYAQNINEREKLVRNTIHFQMSNYLAAGLSMQEAKRQLIHRYELIGKRLAERQSKGEITGLWAEAFAQALDPHSAYMSPDQLTDFEIALKLSLEGIGAVLTSNDGFTIIQSLVPGGQAEKSGQLRPKDKIIAVAQENETPVPTIDMDLSDVVKMIRGKKGTRVTLTILRESKTTKTLNVTIVRDKIDVSSQAAKITYETRKVENHELKIGIIELPSFYGGQKGGRSSYEDMKNLLEQAHEHKADGIVLDLSRNGGGLLEDAVRISGLFIKRGAIVGTKNADGQFEVLEDTNPEVEWDGPLAIIVSRASASASEIVAGALHDYQRALIIGSDTTFGKGTVQMIVPMPVSIGALRVTTGMFFLPGGNSTQMTGVPSDIIIPSVFDGFNMGEDKLEYALAAQKVQPFFSKEANSSTEKNNWQFNYSNALSLLIEKSKTRIAHNPDFAKIQQQIEDLAKNQGVVLLGDLRKRAAKEKDKTPANTRDVGDKKHKKKLKHKNKKLKDQRHDNEKNNSPEDDEQIESLQKAVVAEGVNILADAIIASLR, encoded by the coding sequence ATGTTCTTAGCTAGGTTATTTGGGGTCGTGCTTGCATCCACTATTGTTTTAATTTCCCAACCTGTATTTGCACGATCTCAACCAGCTGTCACATCTGTACCGGCTGGTGTCCAATGCCGCGATTTACCGTCGCTTTTTCGCGTATTTATGCGCCAACATTATTCGGTCAAACAAATAGACGAAACCCTTATGCAGCATACCTCAAAACGTTTCATTGAAATCATTGACCCTTCAAAAAATATGCTGCTTGCTCCTGACCTTGAGCAATTGCAACACGATTTACCAAAAACGTTCACTGAAGCCCAGCATGGCAACTGTCAGCGCATAACTGATGTTTGGAAACTAATTATGCAACGTTCAGTTGATGACCAAAAAATAGTCACCAAAACACTAACGCCTAATTTTAAAATTGATGATAGCACTCAACTAATTCTCGAACCTGAAAAACGTCAATATGCTCAAAATATTAATGAACGCGAAAAATTAGTTCGCAATACCATTCATTTTCAAATGTCAAATTACTTAGCTGCTGGTCTTAGCATGCAAGAGGCCAAGCGCCAATTAATTCATCGCTATGAATTAATTGGTAAGCGCCTTGCCGAACGTCAAAGCAAAGGTGAAATTACTGGTCTTTGGGCCGAGGCTTTTGCACAAGCACTTGATCCTCACTCGGCATATATGAGTCCTGACCAACTGACTGATTTTGAAATCGCCCTCAAACTTTCACTCGAAGGTATTGGTGCGGTGCTCACTAGCAATGATGGCTTTACTATCATTCAATCTTTAGTCCCTGGGGGTCAAGCCGAAAAATCAGGACAACTGCGCCCCAAAGATAAAATTATTGCTGTTGCTCAAGAAAATGAAACACCAGTACCCACCATTGATATGGATTTAAGTGACGTTGTTAAAATGATTCGCGGTAAAAAAGGCACCCGCGTTACTTTAACTATTCTTCGTGAGAGTAAAACCACAAAAACATTAAATGTAACTATTGTTCGTGATAAAATTGATGTTTCTTCGCAAGCCGCGAAAATAACCTACGAAACACGAAAAGTTGAAAATCACGAACTTAAAATTGGCATAATTGAATTACCCTCTTTCTACGGTGGCCAAAAAGGTGGTCGTTCATCTTATGAAGATATGAAAAATCTATTAGAGCAAGCACACGAGCATAAGGCTGATGGTATTGTTTTAGATTTATCTCGTAACGGCGGTGGGTTATTAGAAGATGCAGTTCGTATATCTGGGCTCTTTATAAAACGTGGCGCTATTGTTGGCACTAAAAATGCTGATGGTCAATTTGAAGTTCTTGAAGATACTAATCCCGAAGTTGAATGGGATGGCCCATTAGCTATAATCGTTAGCCGCGCTAGCGCTTCAGCTTCAGAAATTGTTGCTGGTGCGTTACACGATTATCAACGTGCTTTAATTATTGGTAGCGATACAACTTTTGGCAAAGGTACAGTGCAAATGATTGTACCTATGCCAGTTAGTATTGGCGCACTGCGTGTTACTACCGGCATGTTTTTCTTGCCCGGTGGCAATTCTACTCAAATGACTGGAGTGCCATCTGATATTATAATACCTTCCGTATTTGATGGTTTTAATATGGGCGAAGATAAACTTGAGTACGCGCTAGCTGCTCAAAAAGTTCAGCCCTTCTTTTCAAAAGAAGCAAATAGCAGTACTGAAAAAAATAATTGGCAATTTAATTATAGCAATGCCCTTTCGCTGCTAATCGAAAAATCAAAAACGCGTATCGCCCATAATCCCGACTTTGCCAAAATACAGCAGCAAATTGAAGATCTTGCTAAAAATCAAGGCGTTGTGCTTTTAGGTGATTTGCGTAAACGAGCCGCTAAAGAAAAAGACAAAACGCCTGCTAATACCCGCGATGTTGGTGATAAAAAACATAAAAAGAAATTGAAACACAAAAACAAAAAGCTAAAAGACCAACGTCATGATAATGAGAAAAATAATTCGCCTGAAGATGACGAGCAAATAGAATCATTGCAAAAAGCAGTGGTTGCTGAAGGGGTAAATATTTTAGCAGATGCTATTATTGCCAGCTTAAGGTAG
- a CDS encoding A-macroglobulin complement component encodes MPTTHIYKNSFSNQNSQQKRLVRAATIIFATFAIMMISGQITVAAEKDSGWSELPQYNQNQQFGGAERYLIHISTDKPIYRIGEQVYVRGVILEARTHKPLQYNVQSEIQIKGPKGNIVAQGYSAFTLGAAGFTWPVPDEIAGGEYKAIVNISTLGLAPAERKFDIRTFRAPRLKTQIKFKRDGYGPGDKVFATLHVERAEGGIPKNAKVKVSARVDDKEVYVGHSSVDAIGNASTHFALPKKIERGEGTLAMSVEDGGVVETATKTIPILLQTLDISMYPEGGDFIVGIPSRLYIEAKTPAQKPADIEAVVVDANDKEIAVLKTEHEGRGRVTFTPIDNQKYFLKILAPTGIKKLFALPATKKEGGTITATDDVINRGKPVHLKIAATQRGNYTITINKREIEFASTIVDLKNKKLTNVTIPLPKEADGVLIATLWGPKGEPIAERLIYRELAHKLQVSIKPDQHSYVPGGVANLEITTKDEKGNPVSAMVGITVTDDSVLEMIEKREQAPRLPVMVLLEPEVRELADAQIYLSSDTIKTRLAVDLLLATQGWRRFALKDIQEFINTYGDAARRVLAQQTQPITILTERVKYRPRKNGHHRRANMKFAHKEAVNKIAGFAPPPVPAMAPPPEAQAPKPKIADALKKPAAEQPANDKKLQIAEVDKREVEQKKDEALAMKEKMPIVMADEMVAEQSQIIYVREYAHQVRSNRQANDRIDFTETLYWHAGIQTDRNGKAHCSFGLSDAVTSFKVMADAYNDKGSLGIATESIQSRQPFYVEPKVPLQLTSGDVVSLPVVLANGTVQELTINEFAVRAARGIAVINNNINFKLQANVRKRALVVLATGNYVGKDELVVNAAAGNYVDKITRTLEVMPKGFPVTVARGGLIDADVTETIDLNIPHHIVPGSLIAEVAIYPAPLGNLTQALTRLMQEPYGCFEQTSSTSYPLTMAQQYFTSHANVDSNIVQNANALLKRSYQRLTSFECKDKGYEWFGGAAPGHEALTAYGIMQFHDMIKAKLSLVDEQMLNRTRTWLLARRDGKGGFQRNSQALDSFGGAPTDTTNAYIVWALLSAKEKGLNKEVAVVLNTAKTTKDSYITALGANIAWLSGNSTKAKSFMAKLADKQDNSGAVSGAVTTITRSGGEALAIETTSLAVLAWLHEPAYAANVEKAIKFLTSMCEGGRFSSTQATVLALKAIIAYDEAYASPKAAGTLQLLLDDKPIGNQVAFTKESQGAILMPSLIEYLSEGNHQLSLRMHHGARMPYSISIKYNTLQPASSAHTKLSLKTKLANSKIVEGKVTEIRVDVANITNAAVPTPVAIIGIPGGLEVRHDQLKELVKSKKIDAYEVLGREVVLYWRQLKAKEVRSLPISCVAAIPGKYTAPASRVYEYYTDEYKHWVAGIDVEIVAAELP; translated from the coding sequence ATGCCAACTACACATATTTATAAAAATTCATTTTCTAACCAAAATAGCCAACAAAAGCGTTTAGTTAGAGCAGCGACAATTATTTTTGCCACTTTTGCAATAATGATGATAAGCGGCCAAATAACTGTAGCCGCAGAAAAAGACTCGGGCTGGAGTGAGCTACCGCAATACAATCAAAATCAGCAATTTGGTGGCGCAGAGCGTTATTTAATTCATATTAGTACTGACAAACCAATTTACCGTATCGGCGAACAGGTCTATGTACGTGGTGTAATTTTAGAAGCGCGTACACATAAGCCTTTGCAATATAATGTACAGAGTGAAATTCAAATTAAAGGGCCCAAAGGTAATATTGTTGCCCAAGGCTATTCAGCTTTTACTCTGGGTGCAGCAGGTTTTACTTGGCCGGTACCAGATGAAATAGCAGGTGGTGAATATAAAGCAATTGTGAATATATCAACTTTGGGATTAGCTCCGGCAGAACGAAAATTTGATATTCGCACCTTTAGAGCGCCTCGGCTAAAGACACAAATAAAATTTAAACGTGATGGTTATGGCCCTGGTGACAAAGTATTTGCCACACTTCATGTTGAACGAGCTGAGGGTGGTATACCTAAAAATGCAAAAGTAAAGGTAAGTGCACGCGTAGATGATAAAGAAGTATACGTTGGGCATAGTAGTGTTGACGCCATAGGTAACGCCAGTACTCATTTCGCTCTACCTAAAAAAATAGAGCGTGGTGAAGGCACTTTAGCTATGAGCGTTGAAGATGGTGGAGTAGTTGAAACTGCTACTAAGACTATTCCTATTTTATTGCAGACCTTAGATATTTCTATGTATCCCGAAGGTGGTGATTTTATAGTCGGTATACCTTCGCGGCTTTATATTGAGGCAAAAACGCCAGCGCAAAAACCAGCAGATATTGAAGCTGTGGTAGTTGATGCAAATGATAAAGAAATTGCAGTGCTTAAGACTGAGCATGAAGGCCGTGGACGAGTTACTTTTACACCGATTGATAATCAAAAATATTTTTTAAAAATTTTGGCACCAACTGGGATTAAAAAGCTATTTGCGCTGCCGGCAACAAAAAAAGAAGGCGGCACCATAACCGCCACCGATGATGTCATTAATCGCGGCAAACCTGTGCATCTAAAAATTGCTGCAACACAAAGGGGCAATTACACAATCACTATTAATAAGCGCGAGATTGAATTTGCTTCAACTATTGTGGATCTTAAAAACAAAAAACTCACTAACGTTACTATACCATTACCTAAAGAAGCTGATGGCGTTTTGATTGCAACATTATGGGGACCTAAAGGCGAGCCCATAGCAGAGCGTTTAATTTATCGCGAACTTGCTCACAAGCTACAAGTATCGATTAAACCGGATCAGCATAGTTATGTTCCTGGTGGCGTAGCTAATTTAGAAATTACTACCAAGGATGAAAAAGGTAATCCTGTAAGTGCTATGGTAGGTATTACGGTTACTGATGATAGCGTGCTTGAAATGATCGAAAAACGTGAACAAGCACCACGTTTGCCGGTTATGGTATTGCTTGAACCAGAAGTTCGCGAGTTAGCGGATGCACAGATTTATTTAAGTAGCGATACTATTAAAACGCGTCTGGCAGTAGATCTTTTACTTGCAACCCAAGGATGGCGTCGCTTTGCCTTGAAGGACATACAAGAATTTATAAATACATATGGGGATGCAGCACGACGAGTATTAGCCCAACAGACACAACCGATTACAATATTAACCGAACGGGTAAAATATCGTCCGCGAAAAAATGGTCATCATCGCCGAGCTAATATGAAGTTTGCTCATAAAGAAGCAGTTAATAAAATTGCTGGATTTGCACCACCACCAGTTCCAGCAATGGCGCCTCCACCTGAGGCACAAGCTCCAAAACCAAAAATAGCTGATGCTCTTAAGAAGCCAGCAGCCGAGCAACCTGCAAATGATAAAAAACTACAAATTGCTGAAGTTGATAAGCGTGAAGTAGAGCAGAAAAAAGATGAAGCTTTGGCTATGAAAGAAAAAATGCCCATAGTCATGGCAGATGAAATGGTAGCTGAGCAGTCACAGATAATATATGTGCGCGAATATGCGCATCAAGTGCGATCAAATCGACAAGCAAATGACCGTATCGACTTTACTGAAACATTATATTGGCATGCTGGAATACAAACTGACCGTAATGGCAAGGCGCATTGCAGTTTTGGTTTAAGTGATGCAGTAACCTCATTTAAAGTAATGGCAGATGCATACAATGATAAAGGTAGCTTAGGTATTGCTACAGAAAGTATACAATCACGCCAGCCATTTTATGTTGAACCTAAAGTGCCATTACAACTTACTTCTGGTGATGTAGTGTCACTACCAGTTGTATTAGCTAATGGTACTGTGCAAGAATTAACCATAAACGAATTTGCAGTTAGGGCCGCAAGAGGAATTGCTGTAATAAACAACAACATCAACTTCAAGCTGCAGGCAAATGTACGAAAACGTGCGCTAGTTGTTTTAGCTACTGGCAACTATGTTGGCAAAGACGAACTTGTTGTTAATGCTGCTGCAGGTAATTATGTTGATAAAATTACCCGAACTCTTGAAGTCATGCCAAAAGGTTTTCCGGTTACCGTTGCGCGCGGTGGTTTAATTGACGCTGATGTTACTGAAACTATCGATTTAAATATTCCTCATCATATAGTACCAGGTAGTTTAATTGCCGAAGTTGCAATATATCCAGCCCCATTAGGCAATTTAACTCAAGCATTAACGCGTTTAATGCAAGAACCTTATGGTTGTTTTGAGCAAACTAGCTCAACATCTTATCCATTAACAATGGCGCAGCAATATTTCACTAGTCATGCAAATGTCGACTCCAATATAGTGCAAAATGCAAATGCGCTTTTAAAGCGTAGCTATCAACGCTTAACCAGTTTTGAGTGTAAAGATAAAGGTTATGAATGGTTCGGTGGTGCAGCTCCAGGGCATGAGGCATTGACCGCTTATGGTATTATGCAATTTCATGATATGATTAAGGCAAAATTATCTTTAGTAGATGAGCAAATGTTAAACCGCACCAGAACTTGGCTATTAGCACGACGCGATGGTAAGGGAGGTTTTCAACGAAATAGTCAAGCGCTTGATAGTTTTGGTGGAGCTCCTACAGATACTACTAATGCTTATATTGTTTGGGCATTGTTATCAGCCAAAGAGAAAGGGCTTAATAAAGAAGTTGCTGTAGTACTTAATACCGCAAAAACTACTAAAGATTCGTATATCACAGCGCTAGGTGCCAATATCGCCTGGCTATCTGGTAATAGTACAAAAGCAAAATCATTTATGGCTAAGCTTGCCGATAAACAAGATAATAGTGGTGCTGTAAGTGGCGCTGTAACTACTATTACCCGATCAGGTGGCGAGGCCTTAGCTATTGAAACAACCTCGCTCGCAGTTTTAGCTTGGTTGCATGAACCTGCGTATGCAGCAAATGTTGAAAAGGCAATTAAATTTTTAACCTCTATGTGTGAAGGTGGACGTTTTAGCTCAACCCAAGCAACGGTATTAGCACTTAAAGCTATTATTGCTTATGATGAAGCTTATGCTAGTCCAAAAGCAGCTGGTACATTACAGTTGTTACTTGACGACAAACCTATTGGTAATCAGGTAGCATTTACAAAAGAAAGCCAAGGCGCAATATTAATGCCGTCATTGATTGAGTATTTAAGCGAAGGTAATCATCAATTAAGTCTGCGTATGCATCATGGTGCGCGTATGCCTTATTCGATATCAATTAAATATAATACACTGCAACCAGCTTCATCTGCACATACTAAGCTTAGCCTTAAAACCAAACTAGCAAATAGCAAGATTGTCGAAGGCAAAGTTACAGAAATCCGAGTAGATGTAGCTAATATTACTAATGCCGCAGTGCCAACACCAGTTGCGATTATCGGTATACCTGGCGGACTTGAAGTTAGACATGATCAATTAAAAGAATTAGTTAAAAGTAAAAAAATAGATGCATACGAAGTGTTAGGTAGAGAGGTAGTATTGTATTGGCGTCAATTAAAAGCCAAAGAGGTACGTTCATTACCTATTAGTTGTGTTGCAGCTATTCCCGGCAAATATACGGCCCCCGCTAGTAGAGTGTATGAATATTACACAGATGAATATAAGCACTGGGTAGCAGGTATAGACGTTGAGATAGTTGCAGCCGAGCTACCTTAA
- a CDS encoding anthranilate synthase component I, with protein MKCLKYVTNGDVVIHRHEIELACGSAINPIIDALDEHLGVVLTSGYEYPGRYTRWDIGFINPPLCITAKEYDFDIRALNQRGVVLLRALIPVLQTIECCKNVSTDYNFITGKVVPNYNEIFEEERSKRPSIFTVLRAIIKVFASDIDAYLGLYGAFGYDLAFQFEPIKLHLSRPQNQRDLVLYLPDQIVVVDHQREIAKQYSYDFIFAGHRTHEFDRFGIRKPSRAAVELKDDCDHAQGEYAEIVREALKSFKCGDLFEVVPSQTFFSVYKESPSIIFNDLRKANPSPFGALLNLGEGEYIISASPEMYVRVDGERVETCPIAGTIARGADAFADAQQILQLLNSTKDESELTMCTDVDRNDKSRVCKPGTVRVLGRRHIEMYSRLIHTVDHIEGFLKEGFDALDAFLAHTWAVTVTGAPKSWAMQFIEDHEKSPRAWYGGALGTLNFNGNCNTGLTIRTMRIINGIAEVRAGATLLYGSDPEAEEQETRLKASALLGVLQISKSEIKEVSHKKNEILSNNTYSKKININNSLTSRILLIDHQDSFVHTLGSYLRDCEVEVKTLRSGFSAKYLDEYQPHLAVLSPGPGSPSDFLVSRTISLLRERKIPIFGVCLGLQGIVEYFGGTLSVLPEPKHGKSTSIKVLGGELFSGLPSEFTAGRYHSLFVKRDELPGELIITAISEDEVIMAIEHETEKIAAVQFHPESIMTMQGDIGRLLLHNLVQCWSA; from the coding sequence CTGGGTGTAGTTTTGACTTCAGGATATGAATATCCTGGGCGCTATACCCGGTGGGATATTGGTTTTATTAATCCACCATTATGCATTACCGCTAAAGAGTATGACTTTGATATACGTGCGTTAAATCAAAGAGGTGTAGTCTTACTACGAGCGTTAATCCCAGTATTACAAACAATAGAATGTTGTAAAAATGTATCAACTGATTATAATTTTATAACTGGTAAAGTAGTACCTAACTATAATGAAATATTTGAGGAAGAACGAAGTAAACGACCATCAATATTTACCGTGTTGCGCGCTATTATAAAAGTATTTGCCAGCGATATAGATGCATATCTTGGTTTATATGGTGCTTTTGGTTATGATCTTGCCTTTCAATTTGAACCGATAAAATTACATTTGTCTCGTCCGCAAAATCAAAGAGACTTAGTATTATATTTACCTGATCAAATTGTTGTTGTTGATCATCAACGTGAAATAGCAAAACAATATAGTTATGATTTTATTTTTGCAGGTCATCGTACTCATGAATTTGATCGTTTCGGTATACGAAAGCCTTCTAGAGCAGCGGTTGAACTTAAAGATGATTGTGATCATGCACAGGGCGAATATGCTGAAATTGTACGCGAAGCATTAAAATCTTTTAAGTGTGGTGATTTATTTGAGGTCGTACCAAGTCAAACATTTTTTTCGGTTTATAAAGAGTCGCCGTCAATAATTTTTAATGATTTGCGTAAAGCTAATCCCAGTCCATTTGGAGCGTTGTTAAATCTTGGTGAAGGCGAATATATTATTAGTGCATCACCAGAGATGTATGTACGGGTTGATGGTGAAAGGGTTGAGACTTGCCCTATTGCGGGCACTATTGCGCGTGGTGCTGATGCTTTTGCTGATGCACAACAAATATTACAACTATTAAATTCAACTAAAGACGAGTCTGAATTAACTATGTGCACTGATGTTGATCGCAATGATAAGTCACGCGTGTGTAAACCAGGCACGGTACGAGTACTAGGTAGACGCCACATTGAAATGTATTCACGCTTGATCCATACGGTTGATCACATCGAAGGATTTTTAAAAGAAGGTTTTGATGCTTTAGACGCGTTTTTAGCTCATACCTGGGCAGTGACTGTTACGGGAGCGCCAAAAAGTTGGGCTATGCAATTTATCGAAGATCATGAAAAATCACCACGCGCCTGGTATGGTGGTGCGTTAGGTACTTTAAATTTTAATGGCAATTGCAATACCGGTCTTACTATACGTACAATGCGTATTATAAATGGCATTGCCGAAGTACGTGCAGGAGCAACTTTACTTTATGGATCTGATCCTGAGGCCGAAGAGCAAGAAACGCGCTTAAAAGCATCTGCTTTATTAGGTGTATTGCAAATCTCTAAAAGTGAGATTAAGGAAGTATCGCACAAAAAGAATGAAATTTTAAGCAACAATACTTACTCGAAAAAGATTAACATAAATAATTCGCTCACAAGTCGAATATTATTAATAGATCATCAAGATTCTTTTGTGCATACCCTTGGTAGCTACCTACGTGATTGTGAAGTAGAAGTAAAAACATTACGTAGCGGTTTTTCGGCTAAGTATTTAGATGAATATCAGCCACATTTAGCGGTGTTATCGCCTGGACCAGGATCGCCTAGTGATTTTTTAGTGTCGCGCACTATATCACTTTTGCGAGAACGTAAGATACCTATTTTTGGCGTGTGCTTAGGACTGCAAGGTATTGTTGAGTATTTTGGCGGTACGCTTTCTGTATTGCCTGAACCAAAGCATGGAAAGTCTACAAGCATTAAAGTGCTTGGTGGTGAGTTATTTTCTGGGTTACCAAGTGAATTTACCGCTGGCCGCTATCATTCTCTATTTGTTAAGCGTGATGAATTACCAGGAGAATTAATCATAACAGCTATAAGTGAAGATGAAGTAATAATGGCAATAGAACATGAAACAGAAAAAATTGCTGCAGTGCAATTTCATCCAGAATCAATAATGACGATGCAAGGAGATATCGGACGCTTGTTATTGCATAATTTAGTACAGTGTTGGTCTGCATAG